A portion of the Streptomyces sp. NBC_00376 genome contains these proteins:
- a CDS encoding acyl-CoA mutase large subunit family protein codes for MTRESESGLPIEPVYGPDALHGWNPAEKLGEPGAYPFTRGVYPTMYTGRPWTMRQYAGFGTATESNARYKQLIANGTTGLSVAFDLPTQMGHDSDAAIASGEVGKVGVAIDSIDDMRVLFDGIPLDRVSTSMTINAPAALLLLLYQLVGEEQGVPAEKLTGTIQNDVLKEYIARGTYIFPPGPSLRLIADVFKYCRAEIPKWNTISISGYHMAEAGASPAQEIAFTLADGIEYVRTAVAAGMDVDDFAPRLSFFFVARTTILEEVSKFRAARRIWARVMREEFGAENPKSLMLRFHTQTAGVQLTAQQPEVNLVRVAVQGLAAVLGGTQSLHTNSFDEAIALPTDKSARLALRTQQVLAYETDVTATVDPFAGSYVVETMTDEVEAAALELMAKVEDMGGAVSAIERGFQKSEIERSAYRIALETDSAERVVVGVNRFQLDEEEPYEPLRVDPAIEAEQAARLAGLRAGRDQDAVDTALARLRKVAEGTDNVLYPMRDALRARATVGEVCDALREVWGRYAPSDAF; via the coding sequence ATGACGCGCGAGTCGGAGTCGGGACTGCCCATCGAACCGGTCTACGGGCCTGACGCACTCCACGGCTGGAACCCCGCCGAGAAGCTGGGGGAGCCGGGCGCCTACCCCTTCACGCGCGGCGTCTACCCCACGATGTACACCGGCCGGCCGTGGACGATGCGCCAGTACGCGGGTTTCGGCACGGCCACGGAATCCAACGCCCGCTACAAGCAGCTGATCGCCAACGGGACGACGGGCCTGTCCGTCGCCTTCGACCTGCCCACCCAGATGGGCCACGACTCGGACGCGGCGATCGCGTCCGGCGAGGTCGGCAAGGTCGGGGTCGCGATCGACTCGATCGACGACATGCGGGTCCTGTTCGACGGGATCCCGTTGGACCGGGTCTCCACGTCCATGACGATCAACGCCCCGGCCGCGCTGCTCCTGCTGCTCTACCAACTGGTCGGCGAGGAGCAGGGCGTCCCGGCGGAGAAGCTCACCGGCACCATCCAGAACGATGTCCTCAAGGAGTACATCGCGCGCGGCACGTACATCTTCCCGCCCGGCCCCTCGCTGCGGCTGATCGCCGACGTCTTCAAGTACTGCCGGGCCGAGATCCCGAAGTGGAACACCATCTCGATCTCCGGCTACCACATGGCCGAGGCCGGGGCCTCGCCCGCGCAGGAGATCGCCTTCACCCTCGCCGACGGCATCGAGTACGTACGTACCGCCGTCGCGGCCGGCATGGACGTCGACGACTTCGCGCCCCGCCTCTCCTTCTTCTTCGTCGCCCGCACCACGATCCTCGAAGAGGTCTCCAAGTTCCGCGCCGCCCGCCGGATCTGGGCCAGGGTGATGAGGGAGGAGTTCGGCGCCGAGAACCCGAAGTCGCTGATGCTGCGCTTCCACACCCAGACCGCGGGCGTCCAGCTCACCGCCCAGCAGCCCGAGGTCAACCTGGTCCGCGTCGCCGTCCAGGGCCTGGCCGCGGTCCTCGGCGGAACCCAGTCGCTGCACACCAACTCCTTCGACGAGGCGATCGCCCTCCCCACCGACAAGTCCGCCCGGCTGGCCCTGCGCACCCAGCAGGTCCTGGCGTACGAGACGGACGTCACCGCGACCGTCGACCCGTTCGCCGGGTCGTACGTCGTCGAGACGATGACCGACGAGGTCGAGGCCGCCGCCCTGGAGCTGATGGCCAAGGTCGAGGACATGGGCGGCGCGGTCAGCGCGATCGAGCGCGGCTTCCAGAAGAGCGAGATCGAGCGCTCCGCGTACCGCATCGCCCTGGAGACCGACAGCGCGGAGCGCGTGGTGGTCGGGGTGAACCGCTTCCAGCTCGACGAGGAGGAGCCGTACGAGCCGCTCCGCGTCGACCCCGCGATCGAGGCCGAGCAGGCGGCCCGCCTGGCGGGGCTGCGCGCCGGGCGCGACCAGGACGCGGTGGACACCGCGCTGGCCCGGCTGCGGAAGGTGGCCGAGGGCACGGACAACGTCCTGTACCCGATGAGGGACGCGCTCAGGGCGCGGGCGACGGTGGGCGAGGTGTGCGACGCGCTGCGCGAGGTGTGGGGGAGGTATGCGCCGTCGGACGCGTTCTGA
- a CDS encoding L,D-transpeptidase family protein, translated as MTGSTTRSTSRNAERGRAGAAAVLAVLTVATATAGCKAQATGSAPAASSSPRATATDDDKPASPPSSPTASPSSAPPTATASPTPKPDPQGTTLMASGSQGKQVRELQARLRQIGHFDRSPTGYYGTVTVAAVQSFQGKRGLTRTGRADTLTWQKLLGMTHEPTTAELNPPTTRQVAKPDKRCMTGRVLCISKNSRTLSWMIDGKVMSSMDVRFGSQYTPTREGTFSVYWKSRHHVSSIYHTAMPYAMFFSGGQAVHYSADFAARGYNGASHGCVNVRDEGKIASLFAQVKNGDKVVVHG; from the coding sequence ATGACAGGCAGCACCACCAGGAGCACCTCACGGAACGCGGAACGGGGCCGGGCGGGGGCAGCGGCGGTGCTCGCCGTCCTCACCGTCGCCACCGCGACGGCCGGCTGCAAGGCGCAGGCCACCGGCAGCGCACCGGCGGCCTCCTCCTCGCCGCGGGCCACGGCCACCGACGACGACAAGCCCGCCTCGCCGCCGTCCTCGCCCACCGCCTCACCGTCCTCGGCGCCGCCGACGGCCACGGCGTCGCCCACGCCGAAGCCCGACCCGCAGGGCACGACGCTCATGGCGAGCGGTTCCCAGGGCAAGCAGGTACGGGAACTGCAGGCCCGGCTGCGGCAGATCGGCCACTTCGACCGCAGCCCCACCGGCTACTACGGCACCGTCACGGTCGCCGCGGTCCAGTCCTTCCAGGGCAAGCGGGGCCTGACCCGTACGGGCAGGGCGGACACCCTCACCTGGCAGAAGCTGCTCGGCATGACGCACGAGCCGACGACCGCCGAGCTGAATCCGCCGACCACCCGGCAGGTCGCCAAGCCGGACAAGCGCTGCATGACCGGCCGGGTGCTCTGCATCAGCAAGAACAGCCGGACCCTGTCGTGGATGATCGACGGCAAGGTCATGTCGTCGATGGACGTCCGCTTCGGCTCCCAGTACACGCCGACGCGCGAGGGCACCTTCTCCGTCTACTGGAAATCCCGCCACCACGTGTCGTCGATCTATCACACGGCCATGCCGTACGCGATGTTCTTCAGCGGCGGCCAGGCGGTGCACTACTCGGCGGACTTCGCGGCCCGCGGCTACAACGGCGCCTCGCACGGCTGCGTCAACGTCCGGGACGAGGGGAAGATCGCCTCGCTCTTCGCCCAGGTGAAGAACGGCGACAAGGTCGTGGTCCACGGGTAG